The nucleotide window CGGGGTGACCAGGTCTGGCGGTAGCCTGGTATGGAAACAAAAAGCTACCGAGGAATGGGAAATCTGCTACAAATGCCATTCCAGTTACTGGAATAATCTCAGTGCAGCAGGAAAAAGGGATATTGCTGCCGAATTTTACAGAACTACGGGGACTTACTCCTACCATTACGTGGAGTTGTCTAACAACCCAAACCTTGACACTACTCGGGTTAACGCTCACTTAATTAACGGATGGACTGCTACCAGTAAAATGAAATGCACAGATTGTCATGGCAGTCCCACCGGAGCAAAAGGTCCGCATGGATCTCCTTATCCAAATATTCTCAAAGGAAGTTATGATACTTCTATTAATACGAGAACTGGACTTCCCTCGGATTTTATTTGCTTCAGGTGCCACGAGGAAAACTACTATAAGACCCAACACATGAACAACAAATCCGATCATATGCAGGTATCCTGCAAAAGGTGCCATGGTACCAGGTTCCACGGTTCTAACAGAGCGCATTTTATAGCGGTTAATGACGGCGGCGGCCCGGATGTGGACCCGGAATCTTATTTAAACAGTGGGACTTACGCACACCCTCAATATAACAGCAAAAGCAGTTGCAGTTCCACTGTTAGTCAGTGTTCTGACCATCGATAAGTTGGACCCTTTAACCCGTTATAGGGTTAAAGGGTCCTGAAATTTTATTTAATTTTATTTCATGTTTATTAAGGCGGGGGGAGGGGTTAAGTGATTAAGAAACTGTATCAAAGTCTTTTATCTCCTTTTTTAACTATAATTATCTTTGTGATATTGACAGTTGCCATATCTGTCGGAACTATCCTGGACTCTTCTCTTGTCAGGGTTCAAGCCCCTCGTATGAATTCCGGTCAGGTCTTTTCCAGTACATGGTTCCTGGTATTAAACATTTTTTTGTTGGCAGTTACAATGTTATGTACGGCAAGGCAATTTATCATCAGCAAAAAGAGGTGGCATAAATACCGGAAAATTTTTAGCGCAGGCATTTCACAACAGGTGCAAAATTTACCGGGCATATTTAATTTGGCAAAAAAATACAAGTACCGAATTTGGCAATTATCAGATGAAACCCTGGCGGGACAAAAAAACAGGATTGGGTTCTGGGGCGCCCCTTTATTTCATTTGGGTATAGTAATTTCGATGTTTGGTATTATGGTAGATATTTTTGCCGGTTTTACGGGCTACCTGATTTTGCCGCCCGGCAAAATTATTGATGACCGGCGCCATAATTACGCCATTATTGATGAGAGACCTTTGCATCCTAGCAAATATAACCGTTTTCAGCTATTACTGGATAAAGTTGAAATGAAATATGAAAAGGATGGGGTAAGCGCTTCAGGTAAGGTTAGTATAATTAAAGACGGACAGGTGATAAGCGAGGGTATTCTTGATAGGGATTCTCAAATGAATATGGGACTGCTGTCTTTGGTTCGAGATACCTACGGATATTATGTTAAATTCAGGATTAGAGACCAAAAGAATAAAGTTATTATTGACCATCTACAGGGATTGAACACTTTAGACCACGGGACAAGTACGGAGTATTCATTCAAAAACTTTGTTCAAAAGGGGACGCCGTACCGGTTGACCTTTAATTATTACCCCGATGTGAGGAAAAAGGAGGGAAGGTATTTTACTGCCACCTATCAAGAGAAAAACCCGGCTCTTCACCTGGTAGCCCGGTATGAAAATAAGGTAGTATATAACGGGCTGGTAAAAGCCAGACAGGAAGTAACCATGCAAAACGGGCATAAGTTCCGGTTCGTTGGAACCATACCTTATCTAATGGTACGGGTGCAGTGGATGACAGGGGCTTATATATTGGCAGGAGGATTCCTTTTGTTTTTACTGGGCCTAATCATATACTACCTGTTTCCTCCTGTGGTAATTTTTATAAAAAATACTGAAAGGGGATACCGGGTAGATTATCTGGCCTGGACAGGCAAAGAAGTTGTCAAACGGGAAGTAGCCAGTATTTCCCAAACATTGTCCGGAGAATTTAGATTTAAAGGGAGATGATATAACCTTGGATGCAATAAAAGTTCAGGTAATTTTATTCTGGGCGGCAGTTACCGTTTATGTTGCAGCTACTTGTCTCAACCTTATCGCAATAATTTTTAGAAAACCAAATCTTACCAATTTTTCTCCTTATCTGGCCGTAATTGGTTTTTTGCCTCATACAGCCGGGATAATATTGCGTTGGATGCAAACTGGGCACTTTCCTTACTGGGGGAAGTACGAAGTTTTTAACAGCTATGCTTGGGCGTTTATATTACTGTACCTGGTATTGTTTTTGATAAAAAGGGAATTGAAGGTAACGGGAACAGTTTTGTTTCCAGTGGCCTTTTTTATGATAGGGATTGCTTTAACAGGGTCAAAAGAAACTACTGAAATCCCGTCTACCTTTTTGACTTACTGGTTGGGGGTACATGTGGCCTTTGCCAAGCTAGCTTACGGTTCGGGATTGATTTCGGCTTTTTTTGGAGGGTTGTACCTGTGGCGGGCCGGTAAATCCAACACTGATTCAGGCGAAGATGTGCCCGGGTGGGTACCTTCTCTGGATTTTTGTGATTTTTATACTTACCGGTTTGCTGTCTTTGCATTCATCTGTATGAGCATCATGATTGGTGCGGGAGCTGTGTGGGCCTATAAGGCCTGGGGTCGCTACTGGGGTTGGGACCCTGTAGAAACATGGTCATTGGTTAGTTGGTTTGTTTACGGCACCTTATTGCATCTCCGGGTAACTATGGGGTGGCGGGGAAAACGAGGCGCCTGGTTATCTATCATTGCTGTCTTTATAGTTCTCTTTTCGTATTTCGGCATGCCTTTAATCTATGATACGGTTCATGAACACCTAGAGCTGTAGTTTTTCCAAAATAATAATGACTTGGTGGTAAGAATGTTGGTAAGAAGGGTAATAATTATATTGAATATTTTCATAATGACATTCCTGACAGGTGGCTGCACCGGCAAAACGGAAGAGAAGGCTCTGCAGGATGCCGTAAATAACTATAACCGCACTCTTAAGGTTGTATTGCGTACGGGAGATGTTAGCTTACTCAACAATGTAGCATTGGAGAATGAAGTTCGCCGGATGGAACTTTTCCTAACTTATATGAACGAAGAAAAAAAGGTTTTATCGGCAGAACTGGATAGCATAAAGTTTATTTCCGCACAGGTGGACAACGACCAAGGAAAGGCTGTGGCTGACGAATCGCCAAATAAAGGGAATAAACAGGCCAAACAGGCTGCAACCGCAAAAAAGCAGCGTGCCAAAGAACCCACTGCTCAGGTGAAGACAGAAGAGATATGGACGTATGAATATCTTCACCCAGAAACGGGGGCCAAGATTGAAGGACCCTTCCTTATAAAGTACAATACCACTTATAAGCTGATAAAGCGGGATAGGTGGAAGGTTTATGAGGTGAGTTTTAAGGAACAGGTCTTAAAGAGATAAAAACCTCTCCGGCAGGGAGAGGTTTTTTACCTATAATTTGTAAACTGCAGGGGAATGCCAAAGTCGT belongs to Thermincola ferriacetica and includes:
- a CDS encoding cytochrome c biogenesis protein ResB, whose protein sequence is MIKKLYQSLLSPFLTIIIFVILTVAISVGTILDSSLVRVQAPRMNSGQVFSSTWFLVLNIFLLAVTMLCTARQFIISKKRWHKYRKIFSAGISQQVQNLPGIFNLAKKYKYRIWQLSDETLAGQKNRIGFWGAPLFHLGIVISMFGIMVDIFAGFTGYLILPPGKIIDDRRHNYAIIDERPLHPSKYNRFQLLLDKVEMKYEKDGVSASGKVSIIKDGQVISEGILDRDSQMNMGLLSLVRDTYGYYVKFRIRDQKNKVIIDHLQGLNTLDHGTSTEYSFKNFVQKGTPYRLTFNYYPDVRKKEGRYFTATYQEKNPALHLVARYENKVVYNGLVKARQEVTMQNGHKFRFVGTIPYLMVRVQWMTGAYILAGGFLLFLLGLIIYYLFPPVVIFIKNTERGYRVDYLAWTGKEVVKREVASISQTLSGEFRFKGR
- the ccsA gene encoding cytochrome c biogenesis protein CcsA — translated: MDAIKVQVILFWAAVTVYVAATCLNLIAIIFRKPNLTNFSPYLAVIGFLPHTAGIILRWMQTGHFPYWGKYEVFNSYAWAFILLYLVLFLIKRELKVTGTVLFPVAFFMIGIALTGSKETTEIPSTFLTYWLGVHVAFAKLAYGSGLISAFFGGLYLWRAGKSNTDSGEDVPGWVPSLDFCDFYTYRFAVFAFICMSIMIGAGAVWAYKAWGRYWGWDPVETWSLVSWFVYGTLLHLRVTMGWRGKRGAWLSIIAVFIVLFSYFGMPLIYDTVHEHLEL